A genomic window from Ruminiclostridium cellulolyticum H10 includes:
- a CDS encoding DUF3991 domain-containing protein, protein MKRFTNEQIYRANHVSIYELAKQLGYNPEKRGSNYHIKNHGGLYIDDAKNSFYCWAAERGGGPIQFLMFTENKSWLDSMKYLIGDGEMQQTQEASLKQHKPIEKKQVEFKLPDKASQYKRLFAYLIKTRGLDKDIVADLVYKKKIYESLPHHNIVFVGYDENGEARQAFQRGTVTGLSFKGVVPGSNMNYCFEMEGKGDSLTVYEAAIDAISHASIYKSLGMGWKKEHRIALGCLSDNALTGYLKRHPEIKNITFALDNDDEAKFSNGSPAPNWGQEAANKYAEKYAKLGYNTTIEKPLAKDWNEDLLNIRLVQQDLKNRHEEDRLQLMMGNNEELEAAL, encoded by the coding sequence ATGAAAAGATTTACAAATGAACAAATTTATCGAGCGAATCATGTCAGCATATACGAGTTGGCAAAGCAGCTTGGATATAATCCTGAAAAACGTGGTTCAAACTATCATATCAAGAACCATGGAGGCCTATATATCGATGATGCCAAGAACTCATTCTATTGCTGGGCTGCTGAACGTGGAGGGGGTCCCATCCAGTTTTTGATGTTTACTGAAAATAAAAGTTGGCTGGATTCTATGAAATACCTTATTGGTGACGGAGAAATGCAACAAACTCAAGAAGCGAGCTTAAAACAGCATAAACCGATAGAAAAAAAGCAGGTAGAATTCAAACTTCCGGATAAAGCCAGTCAGTACAAGAGATTATTTGCATATCTGATAAAAACTAGAGGGTTGGATAAGGATATAGTAGCCGATCTTGTTTACAAGAAAAAAATATATGAAAGTCTGCCTCATCATAATATTGTATTTGTAGGGTATGATGAAAATGGCGAAGCAAGGCAGGCATTCCAGCGTGGAACAGTAACCGGCTTATCATTCAAAGGAGTTGTACCGGGAAGTAATATGAACTATTGTTTCGAGATGGAAGGCAAAGGAGACAGCCTAACAGTGTACGAAGCTGCAATAGATGCAATAAGTCATGCAAGTATATACAAAAGTCTTGGCATGGGGTGGAAAAAAGAACACAGGATAGCATTGGGTTGTCTCTCTGATAATGCATTGACAGGTTACCTAAAACGGCATCCAGAAATAAAAAATATAACATTTGCATTGGATAATGATGATGAAGCAAAGTTTTCTAACGGAAGCCCTGCACCAAACTGGGGTCAAGAAGCAGCTAACAAGTACGCAGAAAAATATGCAAAACTAGGTTATAACACAACTATAGAAAAACCCCTTGCAAAGGATTGGAATGAAGATCTGCTAAATATACGACTTGTACAACAGGATTTAAAGAACAGGCATGAAGAAGACCGTTTACAACTTATGATGGGGAATAATGAAGAACTTGAGGCAGCTTTATAA
- a CDS encoding ankyrin repeat domain-containing protein, giving the protein MKKIDLYKPGGGKGKETIKTIKEISDELGSRLESQGLKPDFSFLSADFKKFQKSEFPKDYNVSGMLSVSSDMVVASINVMDNKNPELKGRMFSGQYKIESGKAAEAFSKATKAMQLMVESFWMDTEDKAINNEDEQLNTKNPQVEENDIKNDADPREVALSIQKALANEDVAREFKKLHQSASEDEETTAKTTKTVTIPTGNKALNDVEINDNYSQKELINGGNESGSIKNQLINVNFTPEQAEVVIDLLEENQKKYEPKSSMFGLLGEVMGKMLRAISKKLDQVIDADKITSEKLNSLYSAINNENIDTFRELYRTFEQKIKYCHDFICEAAQGATIQSTDIINHILYKEKVPVSIRTLQNAFVTAIDNNINSALSIYKYTDANLHGSAQFDTMRGFLSHALTTLPEADAEKFIKSSSKALDDTVIFKELIRAGKYGLLNSGLMQCRNIDEHSPALFYFAAQHKDADAMHTLISRGADVNSNNGEALYACYETNKLEAAKVLLNYGANINYLTNYINQIKNVRPNIEFIQELYKHCGIAENELDNKLQSVPEIEEVIGDYGDISAFDGSWE; this is encoded by the coding sequence ATGAAGAAAATTGATTTGTACAAACCCGGTGGGGGCAAAGGAAAAGAAACAATTAAAACAATTAAAGAAATATCGGATGAGTTGGGCAGCAGATTGGAAAGTCAGGGATTGAAACCTGACTTTTCTTTTTTGTCCGCAGACTTTAAGAAATTCCAGAAGAGCGAATTTCCAAAAGATTATAACGTTTCCGGAATGTTATCTGTGAGCAGCGACATGGTTGTTGCCTCTATCAATGTAATGGACAACAAAAATCCGGAATTAAAAGGGAGAATGTTCAGCGGACAATACAAGATTGAGTCCGGTAAAGCAGCCGAAGCTTTTAGCAAAGCTACAAAGGCAATGCAGCTAATGGTTGAAAGCTTCTGGATGGATACTGAAGACAAGGCCATAAATAACGAGGATGAACAGTTAAACACCAAGAACCCCCAAGTAGAAGAAAACGATATTAAGAATGATGCTGATCCCAGAGAAGTAGCATTATCAATTCAAAAGGCCTTGGCTAATGAAGATGTTGCAAGGGAATTTAAAAAGCTTCATCAGTCGGCTTCAGAAGACGAAGAAACAACAGCCAAAACAACTAAAACGGTCACAATTCCAACAGGTAATAAAGCCTTAAATGATGTGGAGATTAACGATAATTACAGTCAAAAAGAATTAATTAACGGCGGCAATGAAAGTGGAAGTATCAAGAATCAGCTTATAAACGTAAACTTTACTCCTGAACAGGCAGAGGTTGTTATTGATTTACTTGAAGAGAATCAGAAGAAGTATGAGCCAAAGAGTAGTATGTTTGGTTTGTTGGGAGAAGTAATGGGAAAGATGCTTCGTGCAATCAGCAAGAAGCTTGATCAGGTTATAGATGCAGACAAAATTACATCAGAAAAATTGAACTCTTTATACTCTGCAATAAATAACGAAAACATTGATACATTCAGAGAACTGTACAGAACATTTGAGCAGAAGATTAAATATTGTCATGACTTTATATGTGAGGCAGCTCAGGGAGCAACAATTCAAAGTACGGATATAATAAACCATATTCTATACAAAGAGAAAGTTCCTGTATCTATCAGAACATTGCAGAATGCGTTCGTAACAGCAATAGACAATAACATTAATTCAGCATTGAGTATATACAAATATACAGATGCAAACTTACATGGTTCAGCACAGTTTGATACTATGAGGGGTTTCCTCAGTCATGCATTAACCACCTTACCGGAGGCAGATGCAGAAAAATTCATTAAGTCAAGTTCAAAAGCCTTAGATGATACAGTAATATTCAAAGAATTGATAAGAGCCGGAAAATATGGACTACTCAATTCAGGGTTAATGCAATGCCGGAATATAGACGAGCATTCCCCGGCACTTTTCTATTTTGCAGCCCAGCATAAGGATGCAGATGCAATGCATACACTTATCAGCCGAGGAGCTGATGTTAATTCAAACAACGGTGAAGCACTCTATGCATGTTATGAAACCAATAAACTTGAAGCAGCAAAAGTTCTACTAAACTATGGGGCAAATATCAATTACCTTACAAACTATATAAATCAAATAAAAAATGTAAGACCCAATATTGAATTCATTCAAGAGCTATATAAACACTGTGGTATAGCTGAAAATGAACTGGACAATAAATTGCAATCAGTACCGGAAATAGAGGAAGTCATTGGTGACTATGGTGATATTAGTGCATTTGATGGAAGCTGGGAGTGA
- a CDS encoding ParB/RepB/Spo0J family partition protein → MGTTKIDFSKKLDKPSDNAFAQMFNLNTTNKNKENATEIDINLIVPFKNHPFRLYTGEKLRQMVESIKENGVIVPIVVRKKDDGTYENLAGHNRVNAAKLAGLTKVPAEIKEDITDAQAKIIVTDSNFIQRSVEEMLPSELAKSLQMQLEACKEAKQKRELINAIESYSNTDNNGLRATSTQVVQGQWSVDEVGNKNKMSRENVRRYIRLNYLNEELLNMLDEGSIKLNPAVSLSYLTIDEQNILFSILNKNDYRIDMKRADKLKERSGKLTEDDILAIASGEFFEKKKRPKLTAVKVKPKLISRFFNAYATQTEITSTIEQALEEYFERRRQEAEDSEKENNKEVEGDEEN, encoded by the coding sequence GTGGGGACAACAAAAATTGACTTTTCAAAGAAGTTGGATAAGCCGTCAGACAATGCTTTTGCCCAGATGTTTAATTTGAATACTACAAACAAAAATAAGGAAAATGCTACTGAAATAGATATAAACCTTATAGTACCCTTCAAAAATCATCCATTCCGACTGTACACAGGTGAGAAGCTCAGGCAAATGGTTGAATCCATAAAGGAAAATGGAGTGATAGTTCCTATAGTGGTTAGAAAAAAAGATGACGGGACATATGAGAACCTGGCAGGCCATAACCGTGTTAATGCAGCGAAGCTTGCCGGACTGACAAAAGTTCCTGCCGAAATTAAAGAAGATATCACAGATGCACAGGCAAAAATAATTGTAACAGACTCCAACTTTATACAGCGTTCAGTGGAAGAAATGCTTCCCAGTGAGCTTGCCAAGAGCTTACAGATGCAATTGGAAGCATGTAAGGAAGCCAAGCAAAAACGTGAGTTAATTAATGCAATTGAAAGTTACTCAAATACTGATAATAATGGGCTTCGCGCTACTTCTACACAAGTTGTGCAGGGCCAATGGAGTGTTGATGAAGTAGGAAATAAAAACAAGATGAGCAGAGAGAATGTTCGCCGATATATCCGTCTTAATTATCTCAACGAAGAATTACTTAACATGTTAGACGAAGGAAGCATCAAGTTAAATCCGGCAGTAAGCCTGTCATATTTAACTATAGATGAACAAAATATTCTTTTCAGTATCCTGAATAAAAACGATTACAGGATAGATATGAAAAGAGCAGATAAACTAAAGGAAAGGAGTGGAAAACTTACAGAGGATGATATATTGGCCATAGCATCCGGTGAATTCTTTGAGAAAAAGAAAAGGCCAAAGCTAACAGCAGTAAAAGTAAAACCAAAACTTATTTCAAGATTCTTCAATGCTTATGCTACGCAGACAGAAATAACATCAACAATTGAACAGGCCCTTGAAGAATACTTTGAACGCCGCAGGCAAGAAGCAGAAGATTCTGAAAAAGAAAATAACAAGGAGGTCGAAGGTGATGAAGAAAATTGA
- a CDS encoding ParA family protein: MGKVIAIANQKGGVGKTTTAVNIAAGLVKEGLSVIGIDLDPQANMSDYLGYDNKSLYNISDLMVAAANNNLSDEYIVESIVHSKEGIDYIPSSIKLSGADLFLSNVMCREQVLNRILKKEIFSKYDYIIIDCLPSLGILLTNALAAADSLIIPVQAQKFALDGLVQLEQVYNMVKVNVNPELKIDGVILTMADNTNMSKAVEAELERKYGDTLFVTRIHKRVEATNSTFEQKSLVSMENSVLGAEYRNVTKELIERSRV, encoded by the coding sequence ATGGGAAAAGTAATTGCAATTGCAAATCAAAAAGGCGGAGTAGGTAAAACTACAACCGCTGTAAACATTGCCGCTGGTCTGGTGAAAGAAGGATTGAGCGTCATAGGCATTGACCTCGATCCGCAGGCAAACATGAGTGACTATTTAGGTTATGACAATAAAAGCTTGTACAATATCAGCGACCTGATGGTGGCAGCGGCAAACAATAATCTGAGTGATGAGTACATAGTAGAAAGTATAGTGCACAGTAAGGAGGGCATTGACTATATTCCTTCCAGTATAAAACTTTCCGGGGCTGACTTGTTCTTATCAAATGTAATGTGCAGGGAGCAAGTGTTAAATAGGATACTGAAAAAAGAAATATTCAGTAAATATGATTATATAATTATTGACTGCCTGCCCAGCCTTGGTATCCTTCTTACAAATGCACTTGCAGCAGCAGATAGCCTCATAATTCCCGTACAAGCACAGAAGTTTGCTCTGGATGGATTAGTACAGCTTGAACAAGTATATAACATGGTTAAGGTAAATGTAAATCCTGAACTTAAAATTGATGGTGTTATATTGACCATGGCTGATAATACAAATATGTCCAAGGCGGTAGAAGCAGAATTAGAAAGAAAATATGGTGATACTCTCTTTGTTACCAGGATTCACAAAAGGGTAGAAGCTACAAACAGTACATTTGAACAAAAAAGCCTGGTTTCCATGGAAAATAGTGTACTGGGTGCCGAATACAGAAATGTGACAAAGGAGCTGATTGAAAGGAGTAGAGTGTAA
- a CDS encoding HNH endonuclease, protein MNINRLKEGEKNLPYNNKGKRYWLSLWNYAKQYPNDNILYQMPDYRADKNTCKWCGQSLKSKRQQSYCCEDCKIEFQRLAVWGRGVAPLPYRILCRDNFTCKECGLFAAYKNKHGLFVPIAVGLDVHHLIQVSEGGTDQQNNLITICNDCHNQIHGIRSNSKKNLVKSSIYYSELKI, encoded by the coding sequence TTGAATATTAACCGTCTGAAAGAAGGTGAGAAAAACTTGCCGTACAACAATAAAGGTAAAAGATATTGGCTATCGTTGTGGAATTATGCAAAACAATATCCAAACGACAATATTTTATATCAGATGCCTGATTACAGGGCAGATAAGAATACCTGTAAATGGTGTGGTCAATCCTTAAAAAGTAAGAGACAGCAAAGTTATTGCTGTGAAGATTGTAAAATTGAATTTCAGAGATTGGCGGTCTGGGGGCGAGGGGTTGCACCTCTACCGTACAGAATACTTTGCAGGGACAATTTTACTTGTAAAGAATGCGGGTTGTTTGCTGCATATAAAAATAAACATGGTTTGTTTGTACCTATAGCAGTAGGACTAGACGTACATCATCTAATACAAGTCTCAGAAGGTGGGACAGATCAACAAAACAACCTTATTACAATTTGTAATGACTGTCACAACCAAATTCACGGAATCAGGTCAAATTCTAAAAAGAATCTTGTGAAATCATCAATTTACTACAGTGAACTAAAAATATAG
- a CDS encoding helix-turn-helix domain-containing protein yields the protein MIKYKIDVLLSLKNAGFTTYKLRKDKLFGEATIQKLRNLELVSWDNINMVCSLLNCQPGDVLIYEKDSE from the coding sequence ATGATTAAATATAAAATTGATGTTCTTCTATCACTTAAAAACGCAGGATTTACTACCTATAAGCTTCGTAAAGACAAGCTATTTGGAGAAGCAACTATTCAGAAGTTACGCAACTTAGAACTTGTTTCTTGGGATAATATCAACATGGTATGTAGTCTCTTAAACTGTCAACCTGGAGACGTACTAATATATGAAAAAGATTCTGAATAA
- a CDS encoding DEAD/DEAH box helicase family protein: MGIGLFYSLIPEDISDKSQLYGVELDSISGRISKQLYQKADIRIQGFEDTDFSDNFFDIAVGNVPFGDYKLRDKRYDKLNLNIHDYFFAKTLDKVRPGGIIAYITSKGTLDKANGSFRRYLAERAELIGAIRLPNNAFKQIANTDVTTDIIFLQKRDHAIILDEEPAWTGLGQTDDEVPVNQYYLDNPDMLLGKMIFDNRMFGSDGKYTSLVAEDNFNLVEALDKAAEKLHARIEIIDTGKENQEEEYLPAEPEVKNYTYVLKDENIYYRENSKMAKVILPEKTSQRVRGMCEVREILRKVIEIQTEGCTQEELKPYQEKLLKSYNTFTRKYGIINSTANLRAFQKDSDLPLLSSLEVLDEKGNVKSLADIFYKQTIRPYEIITQVSTAADSLAASLSEKGEVDLDYMASIYKADKQKIISELEGLIFLNPDKKRYETADEYLSGDVRYKLKTALYYAKDNPDYQINVKALESVQPVDLDASEIDVKLGTTWIETEDINQFIYELLKVPGFFQRDNSKSKGTGIYTTYNSFSSSWSIQNKSLQWNSMKATEEYGTKKADAYSIIEDTLNLRSVVVKDRVEDADGKVKYVVNKNETIAARAKQDAIKEEFRDWIFKDPDRRNKYVNFYNTNFNNIRLREYDGSHLKFPGMSPYIKLREHQKNAVARILYGGNTLLAHVVGAGKTFTMQAACMEMRRLNIIKKAMFVLPNHLTEQQGADFLKLYPAANILVATEKDFETANRKRFLARIATGDYDAIIIGQSQFERIPVSVELQSQIIKNTIEEIVEFVSAYKQQNGDKWTIKQMEKMKFNLEAKLEQLADAPKDDVLTFEQLGVDCLFVDEAHYYKNGGVFTKMRNVAGISGNSAKKVLDMQMKCDYIISENNGRNVIFATGTPISNSMTEMFIMQQFLQKNELREKGIHNFDAWAASFGEVVSALELAPEGRGFRMRNRFSKFTNLPELMTMFKNIADIQTADMLNLPVPKLKNNKVTVVTSEPSELQQELVQESAERAERIRNGLVDPSIDNMLKITNEARQFGTDPRLIIPDAPDEPGSKINKLVDNVYQKYIEFNSSKGTQIIFSDVGTPNDRGGFCAYYDIKNKLVSFGIPEDEICIIHDAKTKKQKESMFSAMRTGEKRIILGSTPKMGTGTNIQNKLVALHHLDCPWRPADIEQRDGRILRQGNENEKVEIFRYVTKDTFDGYLWQTVEQKQRFISQIMTSKAVSRSCEDIDEVVLNYAEIKALAMGDPRIKEKMDLDIEINKLSVLKAAWSKQRYSLQDSIVYSIPKGINSYQVKIEAIQKDIELRNSNKFPDDEFSIVLENTLITEKEKAGELLLLLCSKAKKENWKQVRIGTYKGFDLKLEYNEFLSGFNLHITGKYQYTIELGGNPIGNITRTDNALEGMEPSLQRCRNQLEQLNQDFETAKAEYEKPWRYEEEYKTKLARQAELNIELDLNKQDEVLGDEASIEDKEVAINVSSVVTDEEEQEVEM, from the coding sequence ATGGGTATCGGCTTATTTTATTCCTTAATCCCTGAAGACATTTCCGATAAATCCCAATTATATGGTGTCGAACTGGACAGCATATCCGGAAGGATATCAAAGCAACTTTACCAAAAGGCTGATATAAGGATTCAGGGGTTTGAAGATACAGACTTTTCAGACAATTTCTTTGATATTGCAGTGGGCAATGTCCCTTTTGGAGATTACAAGCTCCGTGATAAAAGATATGACAAGCTCAACCTTAACATACACGATTACTTCTTTGCAAAGACATTGGACAAGGTTCGTCCCGGAGGAATTATAGCATATATAACCAGCAAAGGAACTCTGGATAAGGCAAACGGTTCCTTCAGGAGATATCTTGCGGAACGTGCCGAGCTAATAGGAGCAATAAGGCTTCCAAACAATGCCTTCAAGCAGATAGCAAATACAGATGTAACAACAGACATTATTTTTCTTCAGAAACGTGATCATGCAATTATTTTGGATGAAGAACCGGCTTGGACGGGACTTGGCCAGACTGATGACGAAGTACCTGTAAATCAGTATTATCTGGATAATCCTGATATGCTCCTTGGGAAAATGATTTTTGATAACAGGATGTTTGGAAGTGACGGAAAATATACAAGCCTTGTTGCAGAGGATAATTTCAATTTGGTTGAAGCTCTTGACAAAGCAGCTGAAAAACTACATGCCAGGATAGAAATAATTGATACTGGAAAAGAAAATCAGGAAGAAGAATATCTGCCTGCAGAGCCGGAAGTCAAAAACTATACATATGTATTAAAAGATGAAAACATCTACTATAGAGAAAATTCCAAAATGGCTAAAGTAATACTTCCTGAAAAAACTTCCCAACGTGTCAGGGGCATGTGTGAGGTAAGAGAAATATTAAGAAAGGTTATAGAAATCCAGACAGAAGGTTGTACTCAGGAAGAGCTTAAACCATATCAGGAGAAGTTATTAAAGTCATATAATACATTTACACGGAAGTATGGAATAATAAACAGTACGGCAAATCTAAGGGCCTTTCAAAAGGATTCAGATTTGCCTTTATTATCTTCTCTTGAAGTTCTCGATGAAAAGGGCAATGTTAAGTCATTGGCTGATATATTCTACAAACAAACAATCAGACCATACGAGATAATTACTCAAGTTAGTACGGCAGCGGATTCTCTGGCAGCGTCTCTTTCTGAAAAAGGAGAAGTTGATTTGGATTATATGGCGTCTATATATAAAGCTGATAAACAAAAGATAATTAGTGAACTGGAAGGACTTATATTCCTCAATCCTGATAAAAAAAGATATGAGACAGCAGACGAATACCTATCAGGAGATGTACGCTATAAGTTGAAAACCGCTTTATATTACGCCAAGGATAATCCAGATTACCAGATAAATGTTAAGGCCCTTGAGAGCGTTCAGCCTGTGGACTTGGACGCGTCTGAAATAGATGTAAAGCTTGGGACAACATGGATTGAAACCGAAGATATAAATCAATTTATATACGAGTTGCTAAAGGTACCGGGGTTCTTTCAAAGAGATAATAGCAAATCAAAGGGAACCGGAATCTACACAACATACAATTCTTTTTCAAGTTCATGGTCAATACAGAATAAGTCACTGCAATGGAACAGTATGAAGGCCACTGAAGAATACGGAACAAAAAAGGCTGATGCCTACAGTATTATAGAAGATACTCTAAACTTGAGAAGTGTTGTAGTTAAGGATAGGGTAGAAGATGCTGACGGAAAAGTAAAATATGTTGTAAACAAGAATGAAACAATAGCAGCAAGGGCAAAGCAGGATGCTATCAAGGAAGAATTCCGGGACTGGATATTTAAAGACCCGGACAGAAGGAACAAGTATGTTAACTTCTACAATACCAACTTTAATAACATCAGGTTAAGGGAATACGATGGTTCACACCTAAAATTCCCGGGCATGAGTCCTTACATAAAACTTCGAGAACATCAGAAAAATGCCGTAGCAAGAATACTATACGGCGGTAATACCTTATTGGCACATGTTGTGGGAGCAGGCAAGACATTCACCATGCAGGCTGCCTGTATGGAAATGAGAAGGCTCAATATAATTAAGAAAGCCATGTTCGTACTGCCTAACCATTTGACAGAACAGCAGGGAGCAGATTTCCTAAAACTATATCCGGCTGCCAACATCCTGGTGGCCACTGAAAAGGATTTTGAAACGGCAAACAGAAAGAGATTTCTGGCGAGGATAGCAACAGGTGATTATGATGCAATAATCATAGGCCAGAGTCAGTTCGAGAGAATACCGGTATCGGTTGAACTGCAAAGCCAGATAATAAAAAACACCATAGAAGAAATAGTTGAATTTGTATCTGCTTATAAGCAGCAAAACGGAGACAAATGGACAATTAAGCAGATGGAGAAAATGAAGTTTAATCTTGAAGCTAAGTTGGAACAGCTGGCGGATGCTCCCAAGGATGATGTATTAACCTTTGAACAGCTGGGGGTTGATTGCTTGTTTGTAGACGAAGCCCATTATTATAAAAATGGCGGTGTATTTACCAAGATGAGAAACGTTGCGGGTATATCAGGGAACTCTGCAAAAAAGGTTCTGGATATGCAGATGAAATGCGACTATATAATTTCGGAAAACAACGGACGAAATGTTATCTTTGCAACAGGAACACCTATAAGCAATTCAATGACCGAAATGTTCATAATGCAGCAGTTCTTGCAAAAAAATGAACTTCGAGAAAAAGGGATTCATAACTTTGATGCATGGGCAGCAAGTTTTGGCGAAGTTGTATCAGCACTTGAACTTGCACCTGAAGGCCGTGGATTCAGAATGAGAAACAGATTCAGTAAATTTACTAATCTTCCTGAGTTAATGACAATGTTTAAAAATATAGCTGATATTCAGACTGCCGACATGTTAAACCTCCCTGTACCAAAACTTAAAAACAATAAGGTTACAGTGGTAACTTCTGAGCCGTCGGAGTTGCAGCAGGAACTTGTACAGGAAAGTGCGGAACGAGCTGAAAGAATCAGAAACGGCCTTGTAGATCCGTCAATAGATAACATGCTTAAAATTACAAACGAAGCAAGGCAATTCGGGACAGATCCACGATTAATAATTCCTGATGCACCTGATGAACCGGGGAGCAAAATAAATAAACTGGTGGACAATGTATATCAGAAATACATTGAATTCAACTCAAGCAAGGGTACACAAATAATATTCTCTGATGTTGGAACCCCAAATGACCGTGGAGGTTTTTGTGCTTATTATGATATAAAAAATAAACTTGTCAGTTTCGGGATTCCGGAAGATGAAATATGCATAATCCACGATGCCAAAACAAAGAAGCAAAAAGAATCAATGTTCTCTGCAATGCGTACAGGAGAGAAAAGAATAATCCTGGGTTCAACTCCCAAAATGGGAACCGGGACAAACATTCAAAACAAGCTTGTTGCACTCCATCACCTGGATTGTCCATGGCGGCCTGCAGATATAGAACAACGTGATGGAAGAATACTAAGGCAGGGAAACGAAAACGAGAAAGTAGAGATATTCAGATATGTTACAAAGGATACGTTTGATGGGTACCTCTGGCAAACCGTTGAGCAGAAACAACGCTTTATCTCACAGATAATGACAAGCAAGGCTGTAAGCCGTAGCTGTGAGGATATAGATGAAGTAGTTTTAAACTATGCTGAAATAAAAGCTTTGGCAATGGGAGATCCAAGAATAAAGGAAAAGATGGATTTGGACATAGAAATAAATAAGCTTTCCGTACTAAAGGCTGCTTGGTCAAAACAAAGATACTCTCTACAAGATAGTATAGTGTACTCGATTCCCAAAGGTATTAATTCATATCAAGTAAAAATAGAAGCCATACAAAAGGACATAGAATTACGAAACTCAAACAAGTTCCCGGATGATGAGTTCAGCATTGTATTGGAAAACACTCTGATTACTGAAAAAGAAAAAGCGGGAGAACTTTTGTTACTGCTTTGTAGCAAGGCAAAAAAAGAGAACTGGAAGCAGGTAAGAATCGGAACCTACAAAGGCTTTGATTTAAAGCTTGAATACAATGAATTCTTAAGTGGGTTTAATCTACATATTACAGGTAAATATCAGTACACAATTGAGCTTGGTGGGAATCCCATCGGGAATATCACACGTACAGACAATGCACTGGAAGGTATGGAACCGTCATTGCAAAGATGCCGCAATCAATTGGAACAACTTAATCAGGACTTCGAAACAGCAAAGGCAGAATATGAAAAGCCTTGGCGTTACGAGGAAGAATACAAGACAAAATTAGCACGTCAGGCAGAACTAAACATTGAACTTGATTTAAATAAGCAGGATGAAGTTCTTGGAGATGAAGCGTCAATTGAAGACAAAGAGGTAGCAATAAATGTTTCGTCTGTAGTTACTGATGAAGAAGAGCAGGAAGTTGAGATGTAA
- a CDS encoding TnpV protein — MRTKYIEGIGLVEYPETPEEIQVAMNKETETIKNQEPISKAEYREGSEGILYPVISPDENPELEGMPEGIFAAEAVKYLVQNYPKRVQEMKIQGIWFSTIYQVDTQAVLMMQKIQEQLKQQYQEPKTDNYMELARYYNWIRETAQEIVMKEVVRIPR; from the coding sequence ATGCGAACCAAATACATAGAAGGAATTGGACTAGTGGAATATCCGGAGACACCGGAGGAAATACAGGTAGCCATGAACAAAGAGACGGAGACAATAAAGAATCAGGAACCGATATCCAAAGCGGAGTACAGGGAAGGATCGGAGGGGATACTTTATCCGGTGATATCACCGGACGAGAACCCAGAGTTGGAGGGAATGCCGGAAGGGATATTCGCAGCGGAAGCAGTGAAATACTTGGTACAAAATTACCCGAAGAGAGTGCAGGAAATGAAGATTCAGGGTATATGGTTCAGTACAATTTATCAGGTAGACACACAAGCAGTTTTAATGATGCAAAAGATTCAGGAACAGTTAAAACAGCAATATCAGGAACCCAAAACGGACAACTACATGGAACTGGCGAGATATTACAACTGGATAAGGGAAACAGCTCAGGAAATAGTGATGAAAGAAGTAGTCAGAATTCCAAGATAA
- a CDS encoding TetR/AcrR family transcriptional regulator C-terminal domain-containing protein, with product MTVMPFSKIRIQNITDIAEVHRHSFYNHFNDKYDLLYQIVTQMLVIDYDAVAEESLIEQSINQVPRILRYFEDNRKFFKSAFKDDKQQSFNNFFQKLIFEWFTTILNNGADKARMDSFYITQARFYVAGYSQLLMYWLYNEPEKPADVLAEEIIKIFKSAFNNN from the coding sequence ATGACAGTAATGCCATTTAGCAAAATCAGAATACAGAATATTACTGATATAGCGGAAGTACACCGACATTCCTTTTATAATCACTTTAATGACAAGTATGATCTGCTATACCAGATAGTTACGCAAATGCTTGTAATAGATTATGATGCCGTTGCTGAAGAATCATTAATTGAACAATCAATAAACCAGGTTCCCAGAATTTTGAGGTACTTCGAGGATAACCGCAAATTCTTTAAAAGTGCATTTAAAGACGACAAGCAGCAGTCGTTTAATAATTTTTTTCAAAAGCTAATATTCGAATGGTTTACGACTATCTTAAATAATGGTGCTGATAAAGCTCGGATGGATTCATTTTACATAACTCAGGCTAGATTCTATGTTGCCGGCTACAGTCAGCTTTTAATGTATTGGCTTTATAATGAGCCTGAAAAGCCGGCAGATGTTCTTGCCGAAGAAATTATAAAAATATTTAAAAGTGCATTTAACAATAATTAA